In a single window of the Methanofollis ethanolicus genome:
- a CDS encoding tetratricopeptide repeat protein — MQDIPRQKRYALGWYNEGITHLSMHEYEEALSFFERALKVVPDHPDFLIGKGEVLMATGQYTRAYQHFLMAATREPGNLKALVLLGSSLLKLDTPGPADEAFLAALTLNRYDGEAWFGHGAALYNLGRKEEAREAFWQALRKKPNQPELLYYLAKTARNEREALEFLTRGCRLDPTNVDLLHEMAERLIALGHYEEAAAFCTRAGARCPGNPRTEDLIKRCMEGMIREKDEISP, encoded by the coding sequence ATGCAGGATATACCCCGACAGAAAAGATATGCTCTCGGATGGTACAACGAGGGCATCACACACCTCTCCATGCACGAATACGAGGAAGCGCTCTCTTTTTTCGAGCGTGCACTCAAGGTGGTGCCCGACCACCCTGACTTCCTGATCGGCAAGGGGGAGGTGCTGATGGCGACAGGCCAGTACACCCGGGCATACCAGCACTTCCTTATGGCCGCCACCCGTGAGCCCGGGAACCTGAAGGCCCTTGTTCTCCTGGGGAGTTCACTTCTCAAACTCGACACGCCCGGGCCCGCCGACGAGGCCTTCCTTGCAGCCCTCACCCTCAACAGGTACGACGGCGAGGCCTGGTTCGGCCACGGGGCGGCGCTCTACAACCTCGGCAGGAAAGAAGAGGCCCGGGAGGCCTTCTGGCAGGCCCTGAGAAAAAAGCCGAACCAGCCGGAGTTACTGTATTATCTTGCAAAGACGGCCAGAAACGAGAGGGAAGCACTGGAGTTTCTGACCCGCGGGTGCCGCCTTGACCCGACCAACGTCGACCTCCTCCATGAGATGGCCGAACGTCTCATCGCACTCGGCCATTATGAGGAGGCCGCCGCCTTCTGCACGCGCGCCGGGGCCCGGTGCCCGGGCAATCCACGAACCGAAGATCTCATTAAACGGTGCATGGAAGGAATGATCCGGGAGAAGGACGAGATCAGTCCCTGA
- a CDS encoding amino acid permease, with protein MTANRSLGLVQVVAIGIGGMVGGGIFAVLGLAADLGKGGTPVAFLLAGIVALVTSYSYARLSVAFPSAGGTTRFLDKAFGGGLLSGGLNVLLWESYIVMIALYAYAFGSYGASYLPAAWSAAGKHALIIAVILLFTGVNYHAPVGRGFLLHPPSPEASPQAQRCVPHLIPQQDSVLAGQTS; from the coding sequence ATAACGGCGAACCGGAGTCTCGGCCTCGTCCAGGTCGTCGCCATCGGGATCGGCGGGATGGTCGGCGGCGGCATCTTCGCCGTTCTCGGCCTTGCCGCGGACCTCGGGAAGGGAGGGACACCGGTCGCGTTTCTCCTGGCGGGGATCGTCGCTCTCGTCACCTCGTACTCGTACGCCCGTCTCTCGGTGGCGTTCCCGAGTGCGGGCGGAACCACCAGGTTCCTGGACAAAGCCTTCGGAGGAGGTCTACTCTCGGGCGGACTGAACGTCCTGCTCTGGGAGAGTTATATCGTGATGATCGCGCTCTACGCCTACGCCTTCGGGAGTTACGGGGCGTCGTACCTCCCCGCAGCGTGGAGCGCCGCCGGAAAGCACGCGCTGATCATCGCCGTCATCCTCCTCTTTACCGGGGTGAACTACCACGCGCCTGTTGGGCGTGGCTTCCTGCTTCATCCTCCCTCTCCTGAGGCAAGTCCACAGGCTCAACGGTGCGTTCCGCACCTGATACCCCAACAAGATTCTGTTCTTGCAGGGCAAACTTCTTGA
- a CDS encoding radical SAM protein — MTEEDGGYRDLFDGVIASTLTRALGIAAADPALAVTGARILYRQRRAASIRQEYERQGVLVPPVMMISLTSRCNLSCRGCYMRAQQREAAPEMTVEQLGSVVAQASDLGVSVVVFAGGEPLLRAGEILNLAEEHPHLLFVVFTNGLMIDEGMADRIAARRNLVPMISLEGFRADTDARRGEGVYDRLLSASSLLKERWVFFGCSVTVTGKNLDRVTDGGFIGQMTEAGARAFVFVEYVPIEPGTDGLVLDDGRRASLNARIAAFNQEYPALFIGFPGEEGMYGGCLAAGRGFVHVNASGGLEPCPAAPFSDANLTQTALKDALRSGLLEEIRSHHERLTETHGGCALWANREWVRGLVEAGPRERSP, encoded by the coding sequence ATGACCGAAGAAGACGGAGGCTACCGCGATCTTTTCGACGGCGTGATCGCATCCACACTCACGCGTGCGCTCGGGATCGCCGCCGCCGACCCCGCGCTCGCCGTCACGGGGGCGAGGATCCTGTACCGCCAGCGGCGGGCCGCATCGATCAGGCAGGAGTATGAGCGGCAGGGCGTCCTCGTCCCACCGGTGATGATGATCTCGCTCACGTCGCGCTGCAACCTCTCCTGCAGGGGCTGCTACATGCGGGCGCAGCAGCGTGAGGCGGCGCCTGAGATGACCGTGGAGCAACTCGGCTCGGTCGTGGCGCAGGCGTCCGACCTGGGCGTCTCGGTGGTCGTCTTCGCCGGCGGCGAGCCTCTCCTTCGGGCCGGGGAGATCCTGAATCTCGCGGAAGAGCACCCCCACCTCCTCTTCGTCGTCTTCACGAACGGCCTCATGATCGATGAAGGGATGGCCGACAGGATCGCGGCCAGGAGGAACCTGGTGCCGATGATCAGCCTTGAAGGGTTCAGGGCCGACACCGACGCCAGACGGGGAGAGGGAGTCTACGACCGCCTGCTCTCAGCCTCGTCGCTGCTGAAGGAGCGGTGGGTCTTCTTCGGCTGCTCGGTCACGGTCACCGGCAAAAACCTCGATCGCGTCACCGACGGCGGCTTCATAGGGCAGATGACGGAGGCGGGTGCCCGGGCTTTCGTCTTTGTCGAGTACGTCCCGATCGAACCCGGCACCGACGGCCTGGTCCTCGACGACGGTCGGCGAGCGTCGCTCAACGCCCGGATCGCCGCTTTCAACCAGGAGTATCCTGCCCTCTTCATCGGTTTTCCCGGCGAAGAAGGAATGTACGGCGGCTGCCTCGCCGCAGGCCGGGGCTTCGTCCACGTCAACGCCTCCGGAGGACTCGAACCATGCCCGGCGGCACCCTTCTCCGATGCGAACCTCACGCAGACGGCCCTGAAAGACGCTCTTCGTTCAGGCCTTCTCGAAGAGATCCGCAGCCACCATGAGCGGCTGACAGAGACACACGGCGGCTGCGCTCTCTGGGCGAACAGGGAGTGGGTGCGGGGCCTGGTCGAGGCAGGGCCGCGCGAAAGGTCGCCGTAG
- a CDS encoding metalloregulator ArsR/SmtB family transcription factor — protein sequence MGARNRCDADDRLCKIVSEMAGAFKVLGDLTRLKIIYLLATDTTGKLGVSDLAERLGISQPAASQHLKTLKGVGIVESRREGLYVYHTINRDRMVTLREYLDQMYASVMDTCDREMVRRTIRSTALNACVVYYSYTGVTRNVARQIQSACSCDLVEVKTQKDYSTFTAYTTGVLRSRKGACDPIVPEEIDVSPYDLLIIGTPVWAWKPAPPINAAVKALSGCEGKKAVVFVTCCGQPGEALPLLRKALASRGVEVVTEISLTQEDVEIRNADTDLIGRIVEAYPLRDSSEEAQNRTENGDERP from the coding sequence ATGGGCGCACGTAACAGATGCGATGCCGACGACAGGCTCTGCAAGATCGTTTCCGAGATGGCAGGAGCTTTCAAGGTCCTCGGCGACCTCACCAGGCTCAAGATCATCTACCTGCTGGCGACGGATACGACGGGAAAACTCGGGGTTTCCGATCTTGCGGAAAGGCTCGGCATCTCCCAGCCGGCCGCCTCCCAGCACCTCAAGACCCTGAAAGGGGTGGGGATTGTCGAGTCCCGGCGGGAGGGACTGTATGTCTACCACACCATCAACCGGGACCGGATGGTGACGCTCAGGGAGTACCTCGATCAGATGTACGCCAGCGTGATGGACACGTGCGACCGGGAGATGGTCCGCAGGACGATACGGAGCACCGCCCTGAACGCCTGCGTCGTCTATTACTCCTATACCGGCGTGACCCGGAACGTCGCCCGCCAGATACAGAGTGCTTGCAGCTGCGATCTCGTGGAGGTGAAGACACAGAAGGACTACTCAACCTTCACCGCATACACGACCGGCGTCCTGCGCTCGCGGAAAGGGGCCTGCGATCCGATCGTTCCCGAAGAGATCGACGTCTCGCCCTACGACCTGCTCATCATCGGCACGCCGGTCTGGGCCTGGAAGCCGGCCCCGCCGATCAATGCCGCCGTAAAGGCGCTTTCAGGCTGCGAGGGGAAGAAGGCCGTGGTCTTCGTCACCTGCTGTGGCCAGCCCGGCGAAGCCCTCCCCCTCCTCAGGAAGGCGCTCGCTTCGCGGGGAGTGGAGGTCGTGACCGAAATCAGCCTCACGCAGGAGGACGTAGAAATCAGAAACGCGGACACCGATCTCATCGGTCGGATCGTCGAAGCGTACCCCCTCCGCGATTCCAGCGAAGAGGCGCAAAACAGAACCGAAAACGGAGACGAAAGACCATGA
- a CDS encoding DNA-directed RNA polymerase subunit H, protein MSTRFNVLDHEMVPDHQKMTDSEIAELLSRYQIALDQLPRIYSDDPAVKATGAKIGDVIKIVRKSQTAGLADSYRSVVKRPKK, encoded by the coding sequence ATGAGCACCAGATTTAATGTTTTAGATCATGAAATGGTGCCGGATCATCAGAAGATGACCGATAGCGAGATTGCAGAGCTCCTTTCCCGTTATCAGATCGCACTCGACCAGCTTCCGCGTATCTACAGCGATGACCCGGCCGTCAAGGCCACCGGGGCAAAGATCGGGGATGTCATCAAGATTGTCCGGAAGAGCCAGACGGCTGGCCTCGCCGACTCGTATCGTTCTGTAGTAAAGAGGCCAAAGAAGTAA
- a CDS encoding roadblock/LC7 domain-containing protein: protein MTEHQGLKERINSFIREIMEVRGVSACVLASRDGILMGKSFAAGVSVPSFAAMSATMLAAAEAAASISHIQPPGKVLVTSDDASMLVMGAGDRTLLAVVLDPTADTEAAYKLFTKIAAEIAEVL, encoded by the coding sequence ATGACAGAACATCAGGGATTAAAAGAGAGAATAAATTCGTTCATCAGGGAGATCATGGAGGTCAGGGGCGTTTCAGCCTGCGTGCTCGCCTCCCGCGACGGGATCCTGATGGGCAAATCGTTCGCAGCAGGGGTATCCGTACCTTCTTTCGCTGCCATGAGCGCGACCATGCTGGCAGCGGCCGAGGCCGCGGCGAGCATATCACATATCCAGCCACCAGGGAAGGTACTGGTCACCTCAGACGACGCCTCGATGCTTGTCATGGGTGCCGGAGACCGGACGCTCCTTGCGGTCGTCCTCGATCCCACGGCAGACACAGAGGCAGCCTACAAGTTATTCACCAAGATCGCGGCTGAGATCGCGGAGGTACTATAA
- a CDS encoding response regulator, translating into MYTVLVVDDSPFIVDVFVTMLERGGYQSIAAYGGEEALEILTTVTPDLILLDIMMEPMDGWETLENIKINPKTRDIPVLMLTAKQLTPDEAEGYGSYIEDYILKPITHRELYDAIERVLKRREMIRDDVERAKEVGLDQRLVDEYARLAKGVDVNNRLLRILETTYNINDSKASEKVSLAIKTMENSIRFQQERLAQIKEEIDTLQQKK; encoded by the coding sequence ATGTACACGGTTCTGGTGGTGGACGACAGCCCATTCATCGTGGATGTCTTCGTCACCATGCTGGAGAGGGGAGGGTACCAGTCAATCGCGGCATACGGCGGCGAGGAGGCCCTTGAGATCCTCACTACCGTCACACCCGACCTCATCCTTCTCGACATCATGATGGAGCCGATGGACGGCTGGGAGACTCTCGAAAATATCAAGATCAACCCGAAGACGCGCGACATCCCGGTATTGATGCTGACAGCAAAACAACTCACGCCAGATGAAGCAGAAGGGTACGGCTCATATATCGAAGACTACATCTTAAAGCCCATCACCCATCGGGAACTCTATGACGCGATCGAGCGCGTGCTCAAGCGCCGTGAGATGATCAGGGACGATGTCGAAAGGGCGAAGGAGGTCGGACTCGACCAGCGCCTTGTCGACGAATACGCGCGGCTCGCAAAAGGGGTCGACGTGAACAACCGCCTCCTCCGCATCCTTGAGACGACCTACAATATCAATGACAGCAAGGCGAGCGAGAAAGTCTCCCTTGCGATCAAGACCATGGAAAACAGCATCAGGTTCCAGCAGGAACGCCTTGCCCAGATCAAGGAAGAGATCGACACCCTTCAGCAGAAAAAATAA
- a CDS encoding KTSC domain-containing protein: MLRQAVTSTTIQSVGYSPLSGTLEIEFTNGSLYQFSDVPASVYRELMAASSHGTYFNEHIKEWYHFRKIR; the protein is encoded by the coding sequence ATGTTGCGGCAGGCGGTCACTTCCACCACTATCCAGTCAGTCGGATACAGTCCCCTCTCAGGCACCCTGGAGATCGAGTTCACAAACGGTTCTCTCTATCAGTTTTCAGACGTCCCTGCGTCGGTCTATCGGGAGTTGATGGCGGCCTCCTCCCATGGGACATACTTCAACGAACACATCAAAGAGTGGTATCACTTCAGGAAGATCCGGTAA
- a CDS encoding EFR1 family ferrodoxin (N-terminal region resembles flavodoxins. C-terminal ferrodoxin region binds two 4Fe-4S clusters.) codes for MKTVIYYFTGTGNSLAAARKIAADLGDCELIPIASLQNTDGNVVPETGRLGIVCPVYDGGVPVMVAEFAGRLDLSRTDYVFAVVTMGGMGISALHQLDGIFRRRQDKRLDAAFAVRMPGNFPPLFRPPSGAKRDEILAAADRHLGEIAEAIGRGRAAQPGFAPISAVMKALTYGPFSRQVHGADRDFSASDACTGCGTCAKVCPAANIEIVDGRPAWSHRCELCCACLHFCPVEAIQFRMLLGTEGRGRYRHPDVKVADMEAQARAVNLHDR; via the coding sequence ATGAAAACCGTCATCTACTACTTCACCGGCACCGGCAACTCACTTGCCGCCGCAAGGAAGATCGCCGCAGACCTCGGGGACTGCGAGTTAATCCCCATCGCATCGCTGCAGAACACAGATGGTAACGTCGTCCCTGAGACAGGACGCCTGGGGATCGTCTGCCCGGTCTACGACGGCGGCGTGCCGGTGATGGTGGCGGAGTTTGCCGGGAGGCTCGACCTCTCCCGGACGGACTACGTCTTCGCGGTCGTCACGATGGGCGGCATGGGCATCTCCGCCCTCCACCAGCTGGACGGCATCTTCAGGAGGCGGCAGGACAAAAGGCTCGACGCCGCCTTTGCGGTCAGGATGCCGGGAAATTTCCCGCCGCTGTTCCGCCCGCCCTCGGGGGCGAAGCGCGACGAGATCCTGGCGGCCGCCGACAGACACCTCGGAGAGATCGCGGAGGCGATCGGCCGCGGGCGTGCCGCCCAGCCGGGGTTCGCTCCCATCTCCGCAGTGATGAAGGCCCTGACCTACGGGCCTTTCAGCAGACAGGTGCACGGGGCGGACAGGGACTTCTCCGCATCGGACGCCTGCACCGGCTGCGGAACCTGCGCAAAGGTCTGCCCGGCAGCCAACATCGAGATCGTCGACGGCCGGCCGGCATGGAGCCACCGCTGCGAACTCTGCTGCGCCTGTCTCCACTTCTGCCCGGTCGAGGCGATCCAGTTCCGCATGCTGCTGGGCACGGAAGGGCGGGGGCGGTACCGCCACCCCGACGTGAAGGTCGCGGACATGGAGGCGCAAGCCCGGGCGGTGAACCTGCACGATCGGTGA
- a CDS encoding NfeD family protein — translation MDPVLGISLGWVLIVLGALLLVIEATNPGFFVAVPGTVMIILGVLFVLGVDVFGSTLGVVVGVVTALAAAAVTVWLYSRITPQEKPTTISRDSVVGQEGHVVRDVDPDSIAGKVRIGGVEWSASSASAPLRVGTRVVVVRSEGVHVVVDEVK, via the coding sequence ATGGATCCTGTGCTGGGCATCTCCCTTGGCTGGGTTCTGATCGTGCTCGGGGCCCTCCTGCTCGTTATCGAAGCCACGAATCCCGGCTTCTTCGTCGCCGTCCCCGGGACCGTGATGATCATCCTGGGTGTTCTCTTTGTGCTGGGCGTCGATGTTTTCGGGTCGACCCTCGGCGTCGTCGTCGGGGTGGTGACTGCCCTTGCGGCGGCCGCGGTCACGGTCTGGCTCTACTCCCGGATCACTCCCCAGGAAAAGCCGACGACGATCAGCCGCGACTCCGTCGTCGGCCAGGAGGGGCATGTTGTCAGGGACGTGGACCCTGACTCCATCGCGGGGAAGGTCAGGATCGGTGGTGTCGAGTGGAGCGCCAGCTCGGCCTCCGCCCCTCTCAGGGTGGGGACGAGAGTCGTCGTCGTCCGTTCCGAGGGCGTGCATGTCGTTGTCGATGAGGTGAAATGA
- a CDS encoding damage-control phosphatase ARMT1 family protein, with protein MKFQPRCTECLLSRVGYEAGLVLDDPAAIEEVRRAAAAVLAAGQDDPAVPAPVLAGAVHRCAYSLIGVDDPYLDLKKQNNRDALLAVEMVAPDLVTFRDYVTAAVLGNTFDYGVQSHQVTGDFLSFFATEFPKGLAIDDTDRILPLCRDIVYFTDNCGEIVFDRLLLRYLKAQGATVTVVVRGAPILNDATMEDALTLGLDAIADHVTTTTRGERELGVNLSLIPDDLAMALEGCSLVIAKGMANYEALTEYDDFPPTAFLMAVKCETIAGMVGVPKGSKVALLRD; from the coding sequence ATGAAATTTCAGCCACGGTGTACTGAATGTCTTCTCTCCCGTGTGGGATATGAGGCCGGGCTTGTGCTCGACGATCCCGCAGCGATCGAGGAGGTGCGGCGTGCGGCGGCGGCAGTGCTCGCCGCGGGACAGGATGACCCGGCGGTGCCGGCGCCGGTGCTTGCAGGTGCTGTCCACCGGTGCGCGTATAGTCTGATCGGTGTCGATGACCCGTACCTGGACCTTAAGAAGCAGAACAACAGGGACGCCCTCCTTGCCGTCGAAATGGTCGCGCCCGACCTCGTGACTTTCAGGGATTATGTCACTGCCGCGGTGCTCGGCAACACCTTTGACTACGGTGTCCAGTCCCACCAGGTGACCGGAGACTTTCTCTCGTTCTTTGCGACAGAGTTCCCGAAAGGCCTTGCAATCGACGACACCGACAGGATCCTCCCGCTCTGCCGCGATATCGTCTATTTCACTGACAATTGCGGGGAGATTGTCTTCGACCGCCTCCTTCTCAGGTACCTGAAGGCACAGGGTGCGACGGTGACCGTCGTCGTGCGCGGCGCTCCCATTCTCAATGACGCTACCATGGAAGACGCCCTCACCCTCGGCCTTGACGCCATTGCCGACCACGTGACCACGACAACCCGCGGCGAGCGTGAACTCGGCGTGAACCTCTCTCTCATCCCTGACGACCTTGCGATGGCCCTCGAAGGATGCAGCCTTGTCATTGCAAAGGGGATGGCAAACTACGAAGCTCTCACCGAATATGACGATTTCCCGCCGACCGCCTTCCTGATGGCTGTCAAGTGCGAGACGATCGCTGGTATGGTCGGCGTCCCGAAGGGATCGAAGGTGGCGCTGCTCAGGGACTGA
- a CDS encoding DJ-1/PfpI family protein, whose translation MKGSVYLFACPAFADWEPPLAVSMISDTNKTFPKNRSYRVITFGLSKDPVMSLGGITVLPDVDVGGVDLADAAMVILPGSSFYENHDPAELASLIRECVRQKIPVAAIWGGRSSSHDTGFLTPSATPVAVPGG comes from the coding sequence ATGAAAGGTAGCGTCTATCTCTTCGCATGTCCTGCTTTTGCCGACTGGGAACCGCCGCTTGCGGTCTCCATGATCTCTGATACGAACAAAACATTCCCGAAAAACAGGAGTTACCGGGTGATCACCTTCGGGCTTTCGAAAGATCCGGTCATGTCGCTCGGCGGGATCACGGTCCTCCCAGACGTCGATGTCGGCGGGGTCGACCTTGCTGATGCGGCGATGGTGATCCTGCCCGGGTCGTCGTTCTACGAAAACCACGACCCTGCCGAACTGGCCTCTCTGATCCGGGAGTGCGTACGGCAAAAAATCCCCGTAGCGGCGATCTGGGGGGGGCGCTCTTCCTCGCACGACACGGGTTTCTTGACGCCGTCAGCCACACCAGTTGCGGTCCCGGGTGGCTGA
- a CDS encoding SPFH domain-containing protein, producing the protein MVVEEILNNLVTIFLILVVIYIMSRGVVIIQPYEQGLQIRLGKYIGRLNPGFRWVIPLITFVQKIDLRTQVMDVPSQEVITKDNSPTNVDAIVYTRVVDPEKAFFEVANYRMATVALAQTSLRGIIGDMELDEVLYNRDLINTKLRDILDRETDQWGVKVERVEIKEVDPVGAVKQAMTEQTAAERERRAAILRAEGDKRSAILRAEGERQSVILQAEGERQSKVLRAEGERLSRILQAQGEAQGLRILSLGSRPLDKKTITVLSLDALKQMADGQATKIIFPFEVSSLIKQSARFLGATDEMPDVEGAAEAGEIDDSILGEVPKPEEIAKLLERLEEKLENEAESIEELKVGKKESI; encoded by the coding sequence ATGGTGGTTGAAGAAATACTCAACAATCTGGTCACGATCTTCCTGATCCTCGTGGTTATCTATATTATGTCGCGGGGGGTCGTGATCATCCAGCCCTATGAACAGGGGCTGCAGATCAGGCTTGGAAAGTATATTGGAAGGCTGAACCCGGGTTTCCGGTGGGTCATCCCCCTGATCACGTTTGTCCAGAAGATCGACCTCCGCACTCAGGTGATGGATGTCCCGTCGCAGGAGGTGATCACCAAGGACAACTCCCCGACCAATGTCGACGCCATCGTGTACACCCGTGTGGTGGACCCGGAGAAGGCCTTCTTCGAGGTCGCGAACTACCGGATGGCGACGGTTGCCCTTGCCCAGACAAGCCTTCGCGGCATCATCGGCGATATGGAGCTTGACGAGGTGCTCTACAACCGCGACCTGATCAACACGAAGCTGCGTGACATCCTGGACAGGGAGACCGACCAGTGGGGTGTGAAGGTTGAGCGCGTGGAGATCAAGGAGGTCGACCCTGTCGGTGCGGTGAAGCAGGCGATGACCGAGCAGACTGCCGCGGAGAGGGAACGGCGCGCGGCGATCCTCCGCGCCGAGGGTGACAAGCGCTCGGCGATTCTCCGCGCCGAGGGTGAGAGGCAGTCCGTGATCCTCCAGGCCGAGGGCGAGCGGCAGAGCAAGGTCCTCCGTGCCGAGGGTGAACGGCTCTCCAGGATCCTCCAGGCGCAGGGTGAGGCCCAGGGGCTGCGCATCCTCTCCCTTGGCTCCCGGCCGCTGGACAAGAAGACGATCACCGTCCTCTCCCTCGACGCCCTGAAGCAGATGGCAGACGGGCAGGCGACGAAGATCATCTTCCCCTTCGAGGTGTCGAGTCTGATCAAGCAGAGCGCGCGCTTCCTCGGGGCGACCGACGAGATGCCCGATGTCGAGGGTGCCGCAGAGGCTGGAGAGATCGACGACTCGATCCTCGGCGAGGTGCCGAAGCCTGAAGAGATTGCAAAACTCCTCGAACGCCTCGAAGAGAAACTGGAAAATGAGGCTGAGTCGATCGAGGAACTGAAGGTAGGAAAGAAAGAGTCAATCTAA
- the minD gene encoding cell division ATPase MinD, giving the protein MIRAYTIASGKGGTGKTTFTVNLGTALAQLGKETYILDADVGMANIGILLGLENVPVTLHEVLAGKATIDEAIYDGPAGLKVVPSGISLQGFQDANPDRLREVMHDLVDRCDYLLIDAPAGISRDGVVPLAVADEVILVVNPELSSIVDALKTKILTELVGGHVQHAIINRAGRDNLDFVEHKIEKSLGVTSLGVIPEDTYVRESAAYKMPVVIKHPTSGAARAIKKIAAEIAGCEYHDDVAATREGFIDRLARTLFRGNR; this is encoded by the coding sequence ATGATACGAGCATACACAATAGCATCCGGTAAGGGCGGGACGGGGAAAACGACCTTCACGGTCAATCTCGGCACCGCACTTGCTCAGCTCGGCAAAGAGACCTATATTCTTGATGCTGACGTCGGGATGGCGAATATCGGGATCCTGCTTGGCCTGGAGAATGTGCCGGTGACCCTCCATGAGGTACTTGCCGGAAAAGCAACTATTGATGAAGCGATCTATGACGGCCCTGCCGGTCTGAAGGTGGTCCCGAGCGGTATCTCCCTCCAGGGGTTTCAGGATGCAAATCCTGACCGTTTGAGGGAAGTTATGCATGACCTTGTCGACCGGTGCGATTACCTGCTGATCGATGCCCCGGCAGGCATCAGCAGAGACGGTGTGGTCCCGCTTGCAGTTGCCGATGAGGTGATCCTGGTCGTCAATCCGGAGCTCTCCTCCATTGTCGACGCGCTGAAGACCAAGATCCTCACCGAACTTGTCGGGGGCCATGTCCAGCATGCGATCATCAACAGGGCCGGCAGGGACAACCTTGATTTCGTCGAGCACAAGATTGAAAAGTCTCTGGGTGTCACCTCACTGGGCGTCATCCCCGAAGACACCTATGTCAGGGAATCGGCGGCGTACAAAATGCCGGTGGTGATCAAGCACCCGACCTCGGGCGCTGCACGAGCGATCAAGAAGATCGCCGCGGAGATCGCCGGTTGCGAGTATCACGACGATGTCGCCGCAACACGTGAAGGATTCATTGATCGTCTTGCAAGAACACTCTTCAGGGGGAATCGGTAA
- a CDS encoding phosphate-starvation-inducible PsiE family protein — protein MALPQDDNPQMQWAIAAIMRVNHVIYLFIAIVLALLAVVSFYDVALQFMDILRADVPMTDSILTVLHALLVTIIIIEILETVTAYFRTNRLQVRPILIAGLTAMVRKVLVYGLEPTDIVDVAGTVAVIAVLTLAVVLIGKEE, from the coding sequence ATGGCTCTCCCTCAGGATGATAATCCGCAGATGCAGTGGGCGATCGCTGCCATCATGCGGGTCAACCATGTAATATATCTCTTCATTGCCATCGTGCTCGCCCTCCTTGCGGTGGTATCGTTCTATGATGTGGCGCTCCAGTTCATGGATATCCTGAGGGCCGATGTGCCGATGACCGACAGCATCCTCACGGTACTCCACGCCCTCCTGGTCACCATCATCATCATCGAGATCCTGGAGACTGTGACCGCGTATTTCCGGACCAACCGTCTGCAGGTGCGCCCGATCCTTATTGCGGGCCTCACCGCTATGGTGCGGAAGGTGCTCGTCTACGGCCTGGAGCCGACCGACATCGTCGACGTGGCAGGGACGGTGGCGGTCATTGCGGTGCTCACCCTTGCGGTGGTCCTGATTGGAAAAGAGGAGTAA